One genomic window of Mus musculus strain C57BL/6J chromosome 4, GRCm38.p6 C57BL/6J includes the following:
- the Rere gene encoding arginine-glutamic acid dipeptide repeats protein isoform X13: MPGVSDCDLLMYLRAARSMAAFAGMCDGGSTEDGCVAASRDDTTLNALNTLHESSYDAGKALQRLVKKPVPKLIEKCWTEDEVKRFVKGLRQYGKNFFRIRKELLPSKETGELITFYYYWKKTPEAASSRAHRRHRRQAVFRRIKTRTASTPVNTPSRPPSSEFLDLSSASEDDFDSEDSEQELKGYACRHCFTTTSKDWHHGGRENILLCTDCRIHFKKYGELPPIEKPVDPPPFMFKPVKEEDDGLSGKHSMRTRRSRGSGQMSTLRSGRKKQPTSPDGRASPINEDIRSSGRNSPSAASTSSNDSKAETVKKSAKKVKEEAASPLKSTKRQREKVASDTEDTDRITSKKTKTQEISRPNSPSEGEGESSDSRSVNDEGSSDPKDIDQDNRSTSPSIPSPQDNESDSDSSAQQQMLQAQPPALQAPSGAASAPSTAPPGTPQLPTQGPTPSATAVPPQGSPATSQPPNQTQSTVAPAAHTHIQQAPTLHPPRLPSPHPPLQPMTAPPSQSSAQPHPQPSLHSQGPPGPHSLQTGPLLQHPGPPQPFGLPSQPSQGQGPLGPSPAAAHPHSTIQLPASQSALQPQQPPREQPLPPAPLAMPHIKPPPTTPIPQLPAPQAHKHPPHLSGPSPFSLNANLPPPPALKPLSSLSTHHPPSAHPPPLQLMPQSQPLPSSPAQPPGLTQSQSLPPPAASHPTTGLHQVPSQSPFPQHPFVPGGPPPITPPSCPPTSTPPAGPSSSSQPPCSAAVSSGGSVPGAPSCPLPAVQIKEEALDEAEEPESPPPPPRSPSPEPTVVDTPSHASQSARFYKHLDRGYNSCARTDLYFMPLAGSKLAKKREEAIEKAKREAEQKAREEREREKEKEKEREREREREREAERAAQKASSSAHEGRLSDPQLSGPGHMRPSFEPPPTTIAAVPPYIGPDTPALRTLSEYARPHVMSPTNRNHPFYMPLNPTDPLLAYHMPGLYNVDPTIRERELREREIREREIRERELRERMKPGFEVKPPELDPLHPATNPMEHFARHSALTIPPAAGPHPFASFHPGLNPLERERLALAGPQLRPEMSYPDRLAAERIHAERMASLTSDPLARLQMFNVTPHHHQHSHIHSHLHLHQQDPLHQGSAGPVHPLVDPLTAGPHLARFPYPPGTLPNPLLGQPPHEHEMLRHPVFAEPVLRLAGTPYPRDLPGAIPPPMSAAHQLQAMHAQSAELQRLAMEQQWLHGHPHMHGGHLPSQEDYYSRLKKEGDKQL, encoded by the exons GGGGAACTGATTACCTTCTATTACTACTGGAAGAAAACACCAGAGGCGGCCAGCTCCCGTGCCCACCGCCGCCACCGCAGGCAGGCGGTGTTCAGAAGAATTAAGACTCGCACAGCGTCCACCCCTGTCAACACGCCCTCCAGACCACCTTCCAGTGAATTCT tggacctgagttcagctaGTGAGGATGACTTTGACAGTGAGGACAGCgaacaggagctgaaggggtacgCCTGCCGTCACTGCTTCACCACCA CCTCCAAAGACTGGCACCACGGGGGCCGGGAAAACATCCTACTGTGCACGGACTGTCGCATCCACTTCAAGAAGTACGGTGAGCTGCCACCCATCGAGAAGCCCGTGGACCCCCCGCCCTTCATGTTCAAGCCTGTCAAGGAGGAGGACGATGGGCTCAGTGGGAAGCATAGCATGAGGACGCGGCGGAGCCGGGGCTCG gGGCAGATGTCTACACTACGCAGTGGTCGGAAGAAGCAGCCCACCAGTCCTGATGGTCGTGCCTCACCCATCAATGAAGACATCCGATCCAGTGGCCGGAACTCCCCCAGTGCTGCTAGCACTTCCAGCAATGACAGTAAAGCAGAGACAGTGAAGAAGTCAGCCAAG AAGGTGAAGGAAGAGGCTGCATCCCCTCTGAAGAGCACCAAGCGCCAGCGGGAGAAGGTGGCCTCTGACACAGAAGACACTGATAGGATCACCTCCAAAAAGACAAAGACCCAG GAGATTAGCCGTCCCAACTCTCCCTctgaaggagagggggagagttcGGACAGTCGCAGTGTCAACGATGAGGGCAGCAGTGACCCGAAAGACATTGACCAGGATAATCGCAGCACGTCTCCCAGTATCCCCAGCCCTCAGGATAATGAGAGTGACTCGGACTCATCAGCACAGCAGCAGATGTTGCAGGCCCAGCCCCCAGCCTTGCAAGCTCCCAGTGGTGCTGCCTCGGCTCCCTCCACAGCCCCTCCAGGAACACCCCAGCTTCCCACCCAAGGACCCACACCCTCTGCCACTGCAGTCCCTCCACAGGGCTCCCCTGCAACCTCACAGCCCCCTAACCAGACTCAGTCTACAGTTGCACCTGCAGCCCACACCCACATCCAACAGGCACCCACCCTGCACCCCCCTCGGCTGCCCTCACCTCATCCTCCACTGCAGCCTATGACTGCACCGCCTAGCCAGAGCTCTGCACAACCTCACCCCCAGCCCTCCTTGCACAGTCAGGGCCCGCCTGGCCCTCACAGCCTACAGACTGGACCCCTGTTACAGCACCCAGGACCTCCTCAGCCCTTTGGACTTCCTTCCCAGCCCTCCCAAGGTCAGGGCCCTCTGGGCCCCTCCCCGGCAGCAGCTCATCCTCATAGCACCATACAGCTTCCAGCGTCGCAGTCAGCGCTGCAGCCCCAACAGCCCCCAAGGGAACAGCCCTTGCCTCCTGCCCCTTTAGCTATGCCTCACATCAAACCCCCACCCACCACACCAATTCCCCAGCTTCCAGCACCACAAGCCCACAAACATCCGCCTCACCTCtcaggcccctcccccttctctctgaaTGCCAATCTGCCACCCCCGCCAGCCCTGAAACCCCTGAGCTCACTGTCCACACACCACCCTCCCTCAGCCCACCCTCCACCCTTACAACTCATGCCTCAGAGCCAGCCCTTGCCCTCTTCACCTGCCCAGCCACCTGGGCTGACCCAGAGCCAGAGCCTACCACCTCCTGCTGCCTCCCATCCTACCACTGGCCTCCACCAGGTGCCCTCCCAATCCCCATTTCCCCAGCACCCTTTCGTACCTGGAGGCCCCCCTCCCATCACCCCGCCCTCCTGCCCCCCCACTTCCACCCCTCCTGCCGGGCCCAGCTCCTCATCACAGCCACCCTGCTCTGCTGCTGTGTCTTCTGGAGGCAGTGTTCCTGGGGCGCCATCTTGCCCACTCCCTGCTGTGCAAATCAAGGAGGAGGCTCTGGATGAAGCTGAGGAGCCAGAGAGCCCTCCTCCACCCCCCAGGAGCCCATCCCCTGAGCCCACTGTAGTGGACACCCCCAGCCATGCCAGCCAGTCTGCCAG GTTCTACAAACACCTGGACCGGGGCTACAACTCGTGTGCACGGACAGACCTGTACTTCATGCCTCTGGCTGGATCCAAACTagccaagaagagggaggaggccaTTGAGAAGGCCAAGCGGGAGGCTGAACAGAAAGCCCGAGAGGAACGGGAgcgggagaaagagaaggaaaaagagcgAGAACGGGAGAGAGAGCGGGAACGGGAGGCAGAGCGCGCTGCT CAGAAGGCATCCAGCTCTGCACATGAAGGCCGTCTTAGTGACCCTCAGCTCAGTGGCCCGGGTCACATGCGACCCTCCTTCGAGCCACCACCGACCACAATCGCTGCTGTGCCCCCATATATTGGGCCTGACACACCTGCCCTCCGGACACTGAGCGAATATGCTCGGCCTCATGTCATGTCTCCCACCAACCGCAACCACCCCTTCTACATGCCCCTTAATCCCACCGACCCCCTGCTGGCCTACCACATGCCTGGCTTGTACAATGTTGATCCCACCATCCGCGAGCGGGAGCTCCGAGAGCGCGAGATCAGAGAGCGCGAGATCCGGGAGCGGGAATTGCGGGAGAGGATGAAGCCAGGCTTTGAGGTGAAGCCCCCAGAGCTGGACCCCCTGCACCCAGCCACCAACCCCATGGAGCATTTTGCCCGGCACAGCGCCCTCACCATCCCTCCTGCAGCTGGCCCCCACCCCTTTGCCTCTTTCCACCCGGGCCTCAACCCTTTGGAGCGGGAGAGACTGGCACTAGCAGGTCCTCAGCTGCGGCCTGAGATGAGTTACCCAGACAGACTGGCAGCCGAGCGCATCCATGCTGAGCGTATGGCATCACTCACCAGCGACCCCCTGGCACGACTGCAGATGTTTAATGTCACTCCACACCATCACCAGCATTCacacatccactcccacctccacctccaccagcaGGATCCTCTCCACCAAG gttcAGCAGGCCCAGTTCACCCCCTGGTTGACCCCTTGACTGCTGGCCCTCACTTAGCTCGCTTCCCCTATCCCCCGGGCACCCTCCCTAACCCTCTACTTGGACAGCCCCCTCACGAGCACGAGATGCTGCGCCACCCAGTTTTTG CAGAGCCTGTTTTGCGCTTGGCAGGCACCCCCTATCCCCGAGACCTGCCTGGGGCTATTCCACCCCCCATGTCAGCAGCCCACCAGCTTCAGGCCATGCATGCCCAGTCAGCCGAGCTACAGAGACTAGCCATGGAGCAGCAGTGGCTGCACGGACATCCACACATGCATGGTGGCCATCTGCCAAGTCAGGAGGATTATTACAG TCGACTGAAGAAAGAAGGTGACAAGCAGTTATaa
- the Rere gene encoding arginine-glutamic acid dipeptide repeats protein isoform X16, with protein sequence MFKPVKEEDDGLSGKHSMRTRRSRGSMSTLRSGRKKQPTSPDGRASPINEDIRSSGRNSPSAASTSSNDSKAETVKKSAKKVKEEAASPLKSTKRQREKVASDTEDTDRITSKKTKTQEISRPNSPSEGEGESSDSRSVNDEGSSDPKDIDQDNRSTSPSIPSPQDNESDSDSSAQQQMLQAQPPALQAPSGAASAPSTAPPGTPQLPTQGPTPSATAVPPQGSPATSQPPNQTQSTVAPAAHTHIQQAPTLHPPRLPSPHPPLQPMTAPPSQSSAQPHPQPSLHSQGPPGPHSLQTGPLLQHPGPPQPFGLPSQPSQGQGPLGPSPAAAHPHSTIQLPASQSALQPQQPPREQPLPPAPLAMPHIKPPPTTPIPQLPAPQAHKHPPHLSGPSPFSLNANLPPPPALKPLSSLSTHHPPSAHPPPLQLMPQSQPLPSSPAQPPGLTQSQSLPPPAASHPTTGLHQVPSQSPFPQHPFVPGGPPPITPPSCPPTSTPPAGPSSSSQPPCSAAVSSGGSVPGAPSCPLPAVQIKEEALDEAEEPESPPPPPRSPSPEPTVVDTPSHASQSARFYKHLDRGYNSCARTDLYFMPLAGSKLAKKREEAIEKAKREAEQKAREEREREKEKEKEREREREREREAERAAKASSSAHEGRLSDPQLSGPGHMRPSFEPPPTTIAAVPPYIGPDTPALRTLSEYARPHVMSPTNRNHPFYMPLNPTDPLLAYHMPGLYNVDPTIRERELREREIREREIRERELRERMKPGFEVKPPELDPLHPATNPMEHFARHSALTIPPAAGPHPFASFHPGLNPLERERLALAGPQLRPEMSYPDRLAAERIHAERMASLTSDPLARLQMFNVTPHHHQHSHIHSHLHLHQQDPLHQGSAGPVHPLVDPLTAGPHLARFPYPPGTLPNPLLGQPPHEHEMLRHPVFAEPVLRLAGTPYPRDLPGAIPPPMSAAHQLQAMHAQSAELQRLAMEQQWLHGHPHMHGGHLPSQEDYYSRLKKEGDKQL encoded by the exons ATGTTCAAGCCTGTCAAGGAGGAGGACGATGGGCTCAGTGGGAAGCATAGCATGAGGACGCGGCGGAGCCGGGGCTCG ATGTCTACACTACGCAGTGGTCGGAAGAAGCAGCCCACCAGTCCTGATGGTCGTGCCTCACCCATCAATGAAGACATCCGATCCAGTGGCCGGAACTCCCCCAGTGCTGCTAGCACTTCCAGCAATGACAGTAAAGCAGAGACAGTGAAGAAGTCAGCCAAG AAGGTGAAGGAAGAGGCTGCATCCCCTCTGAAGAGCACCAAGCGCCAGCGGGAGAAGGTGGCCTCTGACACAGAAGACACTGATAGGATCACCTCCAAAAAGACAAAGACCCAG GAGATTAGCCGTCCCAACTCTCCCTctgaaggagagggggagagttcGGACAGTCGCAGTGTCAACGATGAGGGCAGCAGTGACCCGAAAGACATTGACCAGGATAATCGCAGCACGTCTCCCAGTATCCCCAGCCCTCAGGATAATGAGAGTGACTCGGACTCATCAGCACAGCAGCAGATGTTGCAGGCCCAGCCCCCAGCCTTGCAAGCTCCCAGTGGTGCTGCCTCGGCTCCCTCCACAGCCCCTCCAGGAACACCCCAGCTTCCCACCCAAGGACCCACACCCTCTGCCACTGCAGTCCCTCCACAGGGCTCCCCTGCAACCTCACAGCCCCCTAACCAGACTCAGTCTACAGTTGCACCTGCAGCCCACACCCACATCCAACAGGCACCCACCCTGCACCCCCCTCGGCTGCCCTCACCTCATCCTCCACTGCAGCCTATGACTGCACCGCCTAGCCAGAGCTCTGCACAACCTCACCCCCAGCCCTCCTTGCACAGTCAGGGCCCGCCTGGCCCTCACAGCCTACAGACTGGACCCCTGTTACAGCACCCAGGACCTCCTCAGCCCTTTGGACTTCCTTCCCAGCCCTCCCAAGGTCAGGGCCCTCTGGGCCCCTCCCCGGCAGCAGCTCATCCTCATAGCACCATACAGCTTCCAGCGTCGCAGTCAGCGCTGCAGCCCCAACAGCCCCCAAGGGAACAGCCCTTGCCTCCTGCCCCTTTAGCTATGCCTCACATCAAACCCCCACCCACCACACCAATTCCCCAGCTTCCAGCACCACAAGCCCACAAACATCCGCCTCACCTCtcaggcccctcccccttctctctgaaTGCCAATCTGCCACCCCCGCCAGCCCTGAAACCCCTGAGCTCACTGTCCACACACCACCCTCCCTCAGCCCACCCTCCACCCTTACAACTCATGCCTCAGAGCCAGCCCTTGCCCTCTTCACCTGCCCAGCCACCTGGGCTGACCCAGAGCCAGAGCCTACCACCTCCTGCTGCCTCCCATCCTACCACTGGCCTCCACCAGGTGCCCTCCCAATCCCCATTTCCCCAGCACCCTTTCGTACCTGGAGGCCCCCCTCCCATCACCCCGCCCTCCTGCCCCCCCACTTCCACCCCTCCTGCCGGGCCCAGCTCCTCATCACAGCCACCCTGCTCTGCTGCTGTGTCTTCTGGAGGCAGTGTTCCTGGGGCGCCATCTTGCCCACTCCCTGCTGTGCAAATCAAGGAGGAGGCTCTGGATGAAGCTGAGGAGCCAGAGAGCCCTCCTCCACCCCCCAGGAGCCCATCCCCTGAGCCCACTGTAGTGGACACCCCCAGCCATGCCAGCCAGTCTGCCAG GTTCTACAAACACCTGGACCGGGGCTACAACTCGTGTGCACGGACAGACCTGTACTTCATGCCTCTGGCTGGATCCAAACTagccaagaagagggaggaggccaTTGAGAAGGCCAAGCGGGAGGCTGAACAGAAAGCCCGAGAGGAACGGGAgcgggagaaagagaaggaaaaagagcgAGAACGGGAGAGAGAGCGGGAACGGGAGGCAGAGCGCGCTGCT AAGGCATCCAGCTCTGCACATGAAGGCCGTCTTAGTGACCCTCAGCTCAGTGGCCCGGGTCACATGCGACCCTCCTTCGAGCCACCACCGACCACAATCGCTGCTGTGCCCCCATATATTGGGCCTGACACACCTGCCCTCCGGACACTGAGCGAATATGCTCGGCCTCATGTCATGTCTCCCACCAACCGCAACCACCCCTTCTACATGCCCCTTAATCCCACCGACCCCCTGCTGGCCTACCACATGCCTGGCTTGTACAATGTTGATCCCACCATCCGCGAGCGGGAGCTCCGAGAGCGCGAGATCAGAGAGCGCGAGATCCGGGAGCGGGAATTGCGGGAGAGGATGAAGCCAGGCTTTGAGGTGAAGCCCCCAGAGCTGGACCCCCTGCACCCAGCCACCAACCCCATGGAGCATTTTGCCCGGCACAGCGCCCTCACCATCCCTCCTGCAGCTGGCCCCCACCCCTTTGCCTCTTTCCACCCGGGCCTCAACCCTTTGGAGCGGGAGAGACTGGCACTAGCAGGTCCTCAGCTGCGGCCTGAGATGAGTTACCCAGACAGACTGGCAGCCGAGCGCATCCATGCTGAGCGTATGGCATCACTCACCAGCGACCCCCTGGCACGACTGCAGATGTTTAATGTCACTCCACACCATCACCAGCATTCacacatccactcccacctccacctccaccagcaGGATCCTCTCCACCAAG gttcAGCAGGCCCAGTTCACCCCCTGGTTGACCCCTTGACTGCTGGCCCTCACTTAGCTCGCTTCCCCTATCCCCCGGGCACCCTCCCTAACCCTCTACTTGGACAGCCCCCTCACGAGCACGAGATGCTGCGCCACCCAGTTTTTG CAGAGCCTGTTTTGCGCTTGGCAGGCACCCCCTATCCCCGAGACCTGCCTGGGGCTATTCCACCCCCCATGTCAGCAGCCCACCAGCTTCAGGCCATGCATGCCCAGTCAGCCGAGCTACAGAGACTAGCCATGGAGCAGCAGTGGCTGCACGGACATCCACACATGCATGGTGGCCATCTGCCAAGTCAGGAGGATTATTACAG TCGACTGAAGAAAGAAGGTGACAAGCAGTTATaa
- the Rere gene encoding arginine-glutamic acid dipeptide repeats protein isoform X15 — protein sequence MFKPVKEEDDGLSGKHSMRTRRSRGSMSTLRSGRKKQPTSPDGRASPINEDIRSSGRNSPSAASTSSNDSKAETVKKSAKKVKEEAASPLKSTKRQREKVASDTEDTDRITSKKTKTQEISRPNSPSEGEGESSDSRSVNDEGSSDPKDIDQDNRSTSPSIPSPQDNESDSDSSAQQQMLQAQPPALQAPSGAASAPSTAPPGTPQLPTQGPTPSATAVPPQGSPATSQPPNQTQSTVAPAAHTHIQQAPTLHPPRLPSPHPPLQPMTAPPSQSSAQPHPQPSLHSQGPPGPHSLQTGPLLQHPGPPQPFGLPSQPSQGQGPLGPSPAAAHPHSTIQLPASQSALQPQQPPREQPLPPAPLAMPHIKPPPTTPIPQLPAPQAHKHPPHLSGPSPFSLNANLPPPPALKPLSSLSTHHPPSAHPPPLQLMPQSQPLPSSPAQPPGLTQSQSLPPPAASHPTTGLHQVPSQSPFPQHPFVPGGPPPITPPSCPPTSTPPAGPSSSSQPPCSAAVSSGGSVPGAPSCPLPAVQIKEEALDEAEEPESPPPPPRSPSPEPTVVDTPSHASQSARFYKHLDRGYNSCARTDLYFMPLAGSKLAKKREEAIEKAKREAEQKAREEREREKEKEKEREREREREREAERAAQKASSSAHEGRLSDPQLSGPGHMRPSFEPPPTTIAAVPPYIGPDTPALRTLSEYARPHVMSPTNRNHPFYMPLNPTDPLLAYHMPGLYNVDPTIRERELREREIREREIRERELRERMKPGFEVKPPELDPLHPATNPMEHFARHSALTIPPAAGPHPFASFHPGLNPLERERLALAGPQLRPEMSYPDRLAAERIHAERMASLTSDPLARLQMFNVTPHHHQHSHIHSHLHLHQQDPLHQGSAGPVHPLVDPLTAGPHLARFPYPPGTLPNPLLGQPPHEHEMLRHPVFAEPVLRLAGTPYPRDLPGAIPPPMSAAHQLQAMHAQSAELQRLAMEQQWLHGHPHMHGGHLPSQEDYYSRLKKEGDKQL from the exons ATGTTCAAGCCTGTCAAGGAGGAGGACGATGGGCTCAGTGGGAAGCATAGCATGAGGACGCGGCGGAGCCGGGGCTCG ATGTCTACACTACGCAGTGGTCGGAAGAAGCAGCCCACCAGTCCTGATGGTCGTGCCTCACCCATCAATGAAGACATCCGATCCAGTGGCCGGAACTCCCCCAGTGCTGCTAGCACTTCCAGCAATGACAGTAAAGCAGAGACAGTGAAGAAGTCAGCCAAG AAGGTGAAGGAAGAGGCTGCATCCCCTCTGAAGAGCACCAAGCGCCAGCGGGAGAAGGTGGCCTCTGACACAGAAGACACTGATAGGATCACCTCCAAAAAGACAAAGACCCAG GAGATTAGCCGTCCCAACTCTCCCTctgaaggagagggggagagttcGGACAGTCGCAGTGTCAACGATGAGGGCAGCAGTGACCCGAAAGACATTGACCAGGATAATCGCAGCACGTCTCCCAGTATCCCCAGCCCTCAGGATAATGAGAGTGACTCGGACTCATCAGCACAGCAGCAGATGTTGCAGGCCCAGCCCCCAGCCTTGCAAGCTCCCAGTGGTGCTGCCTCGGCTCCCTCCACAGCCCCTCCAGGAACACCCCAGCTTCCCACCCAAGGACCCACACCCTCTGCCACTGCAGTCCCTCCACAGGGCTCCCCTGCAACCTCACAGCCCCCTAACCAGACTCAGTCTACAGTTGCACCTGCAGCCCACACCCACATCCAACAGGCACCCACCCTGCACCCCCCTCGGCTGCCCTCACCTCATCCTCCACTGCAGCCTATGACTGCACCGCCTAGCCAGAGCTCTGCACAACCTCACCCCCAGCCCTCCTTGCACAGTCAGGGCCCGCCTGGCCCTCACAGCCTACAGACTGGACCCCTGTTACAGCACCCAGGACCTCCTCAGCCCTTTGGACTTCCTTCCCAGCCCTCCCAAGGTCAGGGCCCTCTGGGCCCCTCCCCGGCAGCAGCTCATCCTCATAGCACCATACAGCTTCCAGCGTCGCAGTCAGCGCTGCAGCCCCAACAGCCCCCAAGGGAACAGCCCTTGCCTCCTGCCCCTTTAGCTATGCCTCACATCAAACCCCCACCCACCACACCAATTCCCCAGCTTCCAGCACCACAAGCCCACAAACATCCGCCTCACCTCtcaggcccctcccccttctctctgaaTGCCAATCTGCCACCCCCGCCAGCCCTGAAACCCCTGAGCTCACTGTCCACACACCACCCTCCCTCAGCCCACCCTCCACCCTTACAACTCATGCCTCAGAGCCAGCCCTTGCCCTCTTCACCTGCCCAGCCACCTGGGCTGACCCAGAGCCAGAGCCTACCACCTCCTGCTGCCTCCCATCCTACCACTGGCCTCCACCAGGTGCCCTCCCAATCCCCATTTCCCCAGCACCCTTTCGTACCTGGAGGCCCCCCTCCCATCACCCCGCCCTCCTGCCCCCCCACTTCCACCCCTCCTGCCGGGCCCAGCTCCTCATCACAGCCACCCTGCTCTGCTGCTGTGTCTTCTGGAGGCAGTGTTCCTGGGGCGCCATCTTGCCCACTCCCTGCTGTGCAAATCAAGGAGGAGGCTCTGGATGAAGCTGAGGAGCCAGAGAGCCCTCCTCCACCCCCCAGGAGCCCATCCCCTGAGCCCACTGTAGTGGACACCCCCAGCCATGCCAGCCAGTCTGCCAG GTTCTACAAACACCTGGACCGGGGCTACAACTCGTGTGCACGGACAGACCTGTACTTCATGCCTCTGGCTGGATCCAAACTagccaagaagagggaggaggccaTTGAGAAGGCCAAGCGGGAGGCTGAACAGAAAGCCCGAGAGGAACGGGAgcgggagaaagagaaggaaaaagagcgAGAACGGGAGAGAGAGCGGGAACGGGAGGCAGAGCGCGCTGCT CAGAAGGCATCCAGCTCTGCACATGAAGGCCGTCTTAGTGACCCTCAGCTCAGTGGCCCGGGTCACATGCGACCCTCCTTCGAGCCACCACCGACCACAATCGCTGCTGTGCCCCCATATATTGGGCCTGACACACCTGCCCTCCGGACACTGAGCGAATATGCTCGGCCTCATGTCATGTCTCCCACCAACCGCAACCACCCCTTCTACATGCCCCTTAATCCCACCGACCCCCTGCTGGCCTACCACATGCCTGGCTTGTACAATGTTGATCCCACCATCCGCGAGCGGGAGCTCCGAGAGCGCGAGATCAGAGAGCGCGAGATCCGGGAGCGGGAATTGCGGGAGAGGATGAAGCCAGGCTTTGAGGTGAAGCCCCCAGAGCTGGACCCCCTGCACCCAGCCACCAACCCCATGGAGCATTTTGCCCGGCACAGCGCCCTCACCATCCCTCCTGCAGCTGGCCCCCACCCCTTTGCCTCTTTCCACCCGGGCCTCAACCCTTTGGAGCGGGAGAGACTGGCACTAGCAGGTCCTCAGCTGCGGCCTGAGATGAGTTACCCAGACAGACTGGCAGCCGAGCGCATCCATGCTGAGCGTATGGCATCACTCACCAGCGACCCCCTGGCACGACTGCAGATGTTTAATGTCACTCCACACCATCACCAGCATTCacacatccactcccacctccacctccaccagcaGGATCCTCTCCACCAAG gttcAGCAGGCCCAGTTCACCCCCTGGTTGACCCCTTGACTGCTGGCCCTCACTTAGCTCGCTTCCCCTATCCCCCGGGCACCCTCCCTAACCCTCTACTTGGACAGCCCCCTCACGAGCACGAGATGCTGCGCCACCCAGTTTTTG CAGAGCCTGTTTTGCGCTTGGCAGGCACCCCCTATCCCCGAGACCTGCCTGGGGCTATTCCACCCCCCATGTCAGCAGCCCACCAGCTTCAGGCCATGCATGCCCAGTCAGCCGAGCTACAGAGACTAGCCATGGAGCAGCAGTGGCTGCACGGACATCCACACATGCATGGTGGCCATCTGCCAAGTCAGGAGGATTATTACAG TCGACTGAAGAAAGAAGGTGACAAGCAGTTATaa